TAAATAAATGGAGCAACGAGTCTAGAGGCTTTTATATGACGATGAAAGACTTCAATGTTTACTTCAGTATTTTTAAGATTGTGAACATTAGGAAAGCTTTTCTCCTCAAAGAAAATAGTGGGGGATTTGAAAGCACGTTCACATAGATCTGTAATCGACAAAAACCGGTTGGGTAACGAGGATAATGTTCCTGAAATTTCAGAAAAATCATCTTCTAACATTGTTAGGTTATCGAAGATAAGTCTTGGAGGTGTATTAAAATAATCCAATAGACAGTGAGATAATACTTCTTTCCCTGAATCTTTTGTAGCGGGAGATATTGATAGCTTAGAAACTTTCCCTGTCGAGAGTTGATCAGAAGGGTTAAAAGGACGTATAGAGATAATCTTTTCTCCCCAAAATTCTATTCGAAAAGGTTCTTGAGAAGACAGGGGGAAAATATCAATAATCCCTCCTCTATAAGCAAACTCTCCTTTATCACTAGCAAGAGTTTCATGGCGATATCCTAAGTTTTTGCATAGATCGATCATCATTTCAGGATCTAGCATATCTCCAACTTGGATATCCAAATGTTGATGCGCGGTATCTTTTGGTGAGCGAGTTTTCTCTAGTAAAGCTTTTAGAGTTGTTACGCAAAATAAAGGCGCTTTCTTTTCATATAATTCATAAAGAATCTTATCGCGTTTACCAACAGCGTCGATGTTAACAAGCTTAGGAGATAAATCAATTTCTGATGAGGGGAACTCAACAGGGGGGAAGCCTAAGAATGAAGAGAGATCTTCAAAAAGATCATCAATACGAGAACGTGTGGTGATCATTACCACAGATTCTTGCCTCTCGCGGAAAAATTTGGCAGCTAAGAATCCGCGAGCTCCGGGACGGATGTTTTCTATTAGTAATGGAATAGAGGCGTTAGTTATTTCAGATAAGAGAGGTAGATTTAAATTAACTGGGTCGAAATCCATTGCCACAAAGTATTATTTAATGCGTCTGCTTGTGGGAGATGATCAGCACTACCTTGTGCAAATATATCTTTTCCTCCCCAACGACCACCACAAGGTGTGAGTAATATTTTTAAAAGATCTTTAGCCAGTAGCCCTTGTTTAACAAGATCATCAGAAACTCGAGAAAAGATGATATATTTCCCATTTTTCTGCGTCGTCCATAAGGAAATTAAACGTGCGGGTATTTTCTGATGTAAGCAGTTAGCATATTGTTGTAGGCGATGACTTTCTGATTCAGGTAAGTGATGAACCAAATAGGAAACATCTTCAACCTGCTGACAATGGTCAATAAGCTTATCCAATAGAGAATTGATAAGTTTATTCTCTAATTCAGAAATCTGTTTTGCTTGCTCCTTCTTCTCTTCTAGAATATTTTGTAATTTATTCAGAATTTGATCTCGAGGAGATTGTAAGATAAGAGAAATTTCATTGAGATTCTCATTGTCTTGATGTGCTATAGCCTCTGCTTCTCTACCTGTTACAGCTTCTATACGGCGTATTCCTGTAGCTACAGCATGTTCTTTAAGGATACGGAAATAACCGAGATCTCCTGTAAATTCTGCATGAGTTCCTCCACAAAGTTCATGAGAAAATCCTGCTGAGACTACGCGGACAACATCACTATACTTATCTCCAAAAAATTGTTTAATTTCTTTGGAATTCATAACATCGGAATACATAGCTTCACGAGTTTCCACACGATGATTTTCTCTGATCTTTTCATTAACTAAAAGTTCAATAGAAGCTAAATCCTCTGGAGCAATAGCTTTGGGATGAGTGAAATCTAAACGAATTTTTGAATCATCAACATAAGATCCTGCTTGGCGAACATGATCACCTAGAGTCATCTCTAAAGCTTTATGTAGGAGATGGCAGCCAGTATGATTATTACCGATTTTCTTTCTGCGAATGCAATTTACTTGTGCAGTTATTGCCTGATCTTGAGACAGTTGTCCTTGGGACACTTCCCCATGATGGATTATCATTCCTGCTTTAGGAGATGTTGTATGGCTAACAATAAATGTCCCATCAGAACAGAATATCTCTCCAGCATCTCCAATTTGTCCACCTTTTTCTGCATAGAAAGGAGTGACTTTTAAAATTAAGGCGCCTTTTTCTTTTTCTTTAAGTGAGGAAACTTGTTTGCCATCACAAACTATTGCTTCGATAAATGTATCGCAAGACAGATCATTATAGCCAACAAACTCGGAATTTTCTCCCAAGGACAATGCATCATAAATTGCATCTGTAGAGCTATGAGATTTGGCAATATTTTTTCGAGAACGTTCTTTGGCTTCTTCTTCTAATTGGTAAAAAGTTTCCATATCTACGGAGAAATCGTAATCTTTAGCTAATAAAGCGATTTCATCAAGAGGTAGCCCATACGTGTCTTTTAATTTGAAGGCATCCTCTCCAGAGATGATTGAGGATGACGATGACGATTTGAGTACCTGTTGGAGTAAATTCCCGCCACGATGAAGAGACTTAAAGTAATTCTCTTCTTCCATAGTCATAACTTCTTGAATTTGAGATAGAGATAGGCGTAACTCAGGATAAGCCTCTCCCATAGAATCAACCAAAGAAGGAACGATCTCTGCTAAGAAGGGTTTAGTAAATCCTAAACGTTTCCCATAGTTAACAGATCTTCGTAAAATTTTTCTTAATACGTAACCACGTTCTGTGTTCCCAGGAAGCAAACCATCAGCAATAGCAAAGGACAGTGAGCGTGTATGATCCGCAATAACTCTAAAAGCAGCACCTAAGGCCTGGTCTGCGTGATAAGTTTTCCCTGATAGTTCTTCTGTTTTTGAAATAAGAAGGCGCAGAACATCAGCTTCAAAAACTGTATCTGTTCCAGAAATAATAGAAACCAGGCGTTCTAAACCTGCACCCGTATCGACATGCTTGCTAGGTAAAGCTAATAGAGAACCCTCTGCCGTACGATTGAATTCCATGAAAACAAGATTCCAATATTCTAAAAAGCGTTCACCTTCAGTATCTTCCAGGGGGGAGACAGCT
This DNA window, taken from Chlamydia sp. 04-14, encodes the following:
- the alaS gene encoding alanine--tRNA ligase, with product MLSNTLRSNFLKFYANRHHTIVPSSPVFPHNDPSILFTNAGMNQFKDIFLNKETVSYSRATTSQKCIRAGGKHNDLDNVGHTSRHLTFFEMLGNFSFGDYFKEQAIAFAWEVSLSVFNFDPDFIYATVHEKDDEAFALWEKHLPSERIFRLTDKDNFWSMAETGPCGYCSELLFDRGEKFGKAVSPLEDTEGERFLEYWNLVFMEFNRTAEGSLLALPSKHVDTGAGLERLVSIISGTDTVFEADVLRLLISKTEELSGKTYHADQALGAAFRVIADHTRSLSFAIADGLLPGNTERGYVLRKILRRSVNYGKRLGFTKPFLAEIVPSLVDSMGEAYPELRLSLSQIQEVMTMEEENYFKSLHRGGNLLQQVLKSSSSSSIISGEDAFKLKDTYGLPLDEIALLAKDYDFSVDMETFYQLEEEAKERSRKNIAKSHSSTDAIYDALSLGENSEFVGYNDLSCDTFIEAIVCDGKQVSSLKEKEKGALILKVTPFYAEKGGQIGDAGEIFCSDGTFIVSHTTSPKAGMIIHHGEVSQGQLSQDQAITAQVNCIRRKKIGNNHTGCHLLHKALEMTLGDHVRQAGSYVDDSKIRLDFTHPKAIAPEDLASIELLVNEKIRENHRVETREAMYSDVMNSKEIKQFFGDKYSDVVRVVSAGFSHELCGGTHAEFTGDLGYFRILKEHAVATGIRRIEAVTGREAEAIAHQDNENLNEISLILQSPRDQILNKLQNILEEKKEQAKQISELENKLINSLLDKLIDHCQQVEDVSYLVHHLPESESHRLQQYANCLHQKIPARLISLWTTQKNGKYIIFSRVSDDLVKQGLLAKDLLKILLTPCGGRWGGKDIFAQGSADHLPQADALNNTLWQWISTQLI